One Oryza sativa Japonica Group chromosome 8, ASM3414082v1 DNA window includes the following coding sequences:
- the LOC4344637 gene encoding tryptophan decarboxylase 1-like — protein MGSLDANPAAAYAAFAADVEPFRPLDADDVRSYLHKAVDFVYDYYKSVESLPVLPGVEPGYLLRLLQSAPPSSSAPFDIAMKELREAVVPGMTHWASPNFFAFFPATNSAAAIAGELIASAMNTVGFTWQAAPAATELEVLALDWLAQLLGLPASFMNRTVAGGRGTGGGVILGTTSEAMLVTLVAARDAALRRSGSNGVAGITRLTVYAADQTHSTFFKACRLAGFDPANIRSIPTGAETDYGLDPARLLEAMQADADAGLVPTYVCATVGTTSSNAVDPVGAVADVAARFAAWVHVDAAYAGSACICPEFRHHLDGVERVDSISMSPHKWLMTCLDCTCLYVRDTHRLTGSLETNPEYLKNHASDSGEVTDLKDMQVGVGRRFRGLKLWMVMRTYGAGKLQEHIRSDVAMAKTFEDLVRGDDRFEVVVPRNFALVCFRIRPRKSGAAIAAGEAEAEKANRELMERLNKTGKAYVAHTVVGGRFVLRFAVGSSLQEERHVRSAWELIKKTTTEIVADAGEDK, from the coding sequence ATGGGGAGCTTGGACGCCAACCCGgccgccgcctacgccgcgttcgccgccgacgtcgagcCCTTCCGCCcgctcgacgccgacgacgtccGCTCCTACCTCCACAAGGCCGTCGACTTCGTCTACGACTACTACAAGTCGGTGGAGTCGCTCCCGGTGCTCCCTGGCGTCGAGCCGGGCTACCTCCTGCGGCTGCTGcagtcggcgccgccgtcgtcgtcggcgccgttcGATATTGCTATGAAGGAGCTCAGGGAGGCGGTTGTCCCCGGGATGACCCACTGGGCGAGCCCGAATTTCTTCGCGTTCTTTCCGGCGACGAATAGCGCCGCCGCGATCGCCGGTGAGCTCATCGCGTCGGCGATGAACACCGTCGGATTCACGTggcaggcggcgccggcggcgaccgagcTGGAGGTGCTCGCGCTGGATTGGCTCGCGCAGCTGCTCGGGTTGCCGGCGAGTTTCATGAACCGCACCGTCGCCGGTGGGCGCGGCACCGGCGGGGGCGTCATTCTGGGGACCACCAGCGAGGCGATGCTCGTCACGCTCGTCGCCGCGCGCGACGCCGCGCTGCGGCGGAGCGGGTCCAATGGCGTGGCGGGCATCACGCGGCTGACGGTGTACGCCGCCGACCAGACGCACTCCACGTTCTTCAAGGCGTGCCGCCTCGCCGGGTTCGATCCGGCGAACATCCGGTCGATCCCCACCGGGGCCGAGACCGACTACGGCCTCGACCCGGCGAGGCTGCTGGAGGCGATgcaggccgacgccgacgccgggcTGGTGCCCACCTACGTGTGCGCCACGGTGGGAACCACGTCGTCCAACGCCGTCGACCCGGTGGGCGCCGTGGCCGACGTCGCGGCGAGGTTCGCGGCGTGGGTGCACGTCGACGCGGCGTACGCCGGCAGCGCGTGCATCTGCCCGGAGTTCCGGCACCACCTCGACGGCGTGGAGCGTGTCGACTCCATCAGCATGAGCCCCCACAAGTGGCTGATGACCTGCCTCGACTGCACCTGCCTCTACGTCCGCGACACCCACCGCCTCACCGGCTCCCTCGAGACCAACCCGGAGTACCTCAAGAACCACGCCAGCGACTCCGGCGAGGTCACCGACCTCAAGGACATGCAGGTCggcgtcggccgccgcttccGGGGGCTCAAGCTCTGGATGGTCATGCGCACCTACGGCGCCGGCAAGCTGCAGGAGCACATCCGGAGCGACGTCGCCATGGCCAAGACGTTCGAGGACCTCGTCCGCGGCGACGACCGGTTCGAGGTCGTGGTGCCGAGGAACTTCGCGCTCGTCTGCTTCAGGATCAGGCCGAGGAAAtccggcgccgccatcgccgccggcgaggcggaggccgagAAGGCGAACCGCGAGCTGATGGAGCGGCTGAACAAGACCGGAAAGGCTTACGTGGCGCACACGGTGGTCGGCGGCAGGTTCGTGCTGCGCTTCGCGGTGGGGTCGTCGCTGCAGGAGGAGCGGCACGTGCGAAGCGCGTGGGAGCTCATCAAGAAGACGACCACCGAgatcgtcgccgacgccggagAAGACAAGTAG
- the LOC107277175 gene encoding uncharacterized protein, whose protein sequence is MQQGSPPMRFTHKPALDNFTAYALDALQIFSVKVAATSGGLQWPLDVFGIVTMRDSVDRNRNVLFHRTRDNCQTLTEQVNFWPVGTKFTTSFTRAIVLSMPEPVIIDVELKVKGTTESEDKHLSYLAVPLLCHGKRYSRMLLNSGSYTSKLSTLEFRLGYIVSSVEATIFVRVICGSWPDGFHGQFAAFTTGVRWKDLAREKNIASVDDERILLLDSRGDQKVVVTGDDGKIVLSRCVVSVEDKGELKVHVRAWKVDDSVVEAEMVFTALKAGLSNGELDMGFCKLGVSVAWSLISRKPVYADSVM, encoded by the exons ATGCAGCAAGGATCCCCCCCAATGCGTTTTACTCATAAGCCTGCGCTAGATAATTTCACTGCCTATGCCTTGGATGCTCTACAGATCTTCTCTGTCAAGGTTGCAGCGACAAGTGGGGGCTTACAGTGGCCGCTTGATGTGTTTGGTATAGTTACCATGCGCGATAGTGTTGATCGTAATCGCAATGTTCTCTTCCACCGCACAAGGGACAACTGCCAAACCCTCACTGAACAGGTTAATTTCTGGCCT GTAGGAACGAAATTTACTACTTCTTTTACCCGTGCTATTGTGTTGTCAATGCCGGAACCTGTGATCATCGATGTTGAACTGAAAGTGAAGGGTACAACTGAATCTGAGGACAAACACTTGAGCTACCTAGCTGTGCCACTCTTATGTCATGGTAAGCGTTATTCACGTATGCTGCTTAATTCTGGTTCTTACACAAGCAAGCTAAGCACACTGGAGTTCAGACTTGGCTACATCGTGTCATCTGTGGAGGCCACAATATTCGTGCGAGTCATTTGTGGGTCATGGCCTGATGGTTTTCATGGTCAATTTGCTGCCTTTACCACTGGTGTTCGTTGGAAGGATTTGGCCCGTGAAAAGAACATTGCCAGTGTTGATGATGAGAGAATTCTCCTGCTTGATTCTAGAGGTGATCAGAAAGTAGTTGTTACTGGTGATGATGGCAAGATTGTGCTTTCACGGTGTGTTGTTTCTGTTGAAGATAAGGGCGAGCTGAAAGTTCATGTCAGGGCATGGAAAGTTGATGACAGTGTTGTGGAAGCAGAGATGGTTTTCACAGCATTGAAAGCCGGTTTAAGCAATGGTGAGCTAGACATGGGCTTCTGTAAGCTTGGAGTTAGTGTAGCTTGGTCGCTCATTTCAAGGAAGCCTGTTTATGCTGATTCGGTAATGTAG
- the LOC4344638 gene encoding uncharacterized protein, with translation MHFTHKPALGYYSASALDTLQIFSVKVAATSGGLQWPLDVFGIVSIRDSVDRNRNVVFHRTRDNCQTLTEQERNLVLVGPTRAVVLSMPDPLIIDVEMKVKGTTESEDKRLSLLAVPLLCAGKYYSHVLKSGSYTSKLSTLEFRLGYIVSSVEATISVRVIRGSWPDGFHGQFAAYTTGVRFRHLASEDILAGIELEKIVLLDSRGDQNVVTVSGDGTIELSRRVVSVEKVGKLKVLVRAWELVDHNNVVEQVKVFTPLEAGLSNGELDIGFCLLEVSVAWSLISENPVLAKSVL, from the exons ATGCATTTCACTCATAAGCCTGCGCTGGGTTACTACTCTGCCAGTGCCTTGGATACTCTACAGATCTTCTCTGTCAAGGTAGCAGCGACGAGTGGAGGTTTACAGTGGCCGCTTGATGTGTTCGGTATAGTTTCCATCCGTGACAGTGTTGATCGTAATCGCAATGTTGTCTTCCACCGCACAAGGGACAACTGCCAAACCCTCACTGAACAG GAACGAAATTTAGTGCTGGTAGGGCCCACCCGTGCTGTTGTGTTGTCAATGCCGGATCCTCTGATCATCGATGTTGAAATGAAAGTGAAGGGCACCACTGAATCTGAGGACAAGCGCTTGAGCTTACTAGCTGTGCCACTCTTATGTGCTGGTAAGTATTACTCACACGTGCTTAAATCTGGTTCTTACACAAGCAAGCTAAGCACACTGGAGTTCAGACTTGGCTACATCGTGTCATCTGTGGAGGCCACAATATCTGTGCGTGTCATTCGTGGGTCATGGCCTGATGGTTTTCATGGTCAGTTTGCTGCATATACCACTGGTGTCAGATTCAGGCATTTGGCCTCTGAAGACATCCTAGCTGGAATTGAACTTGAGAAAATAGTCCTGCTTGATTCTAGAGGTGATCAGAACGTAGTAACTGTCAGTGGTGATGGCACGATTGAGCTTTCACGGCGTGTTGTTTCTGTTGAGAAGGTTGGAAAGCTGAAGGTTCTTGTCAGGGCATGGGAGCTCGTTGATCATAACAATGTCGTGGAACAAGTGAAGGTTTTCACACCATTAGAAGCTGGCTTGAGCAATGGTGAGCTAGACATTGGCTTCTGTCTGCTTGAAGTTAGTGTAGCTTGGTCGCTCATTTCGGAGAATCCAGTTCTTGCTAAATCGGTTCTGTAG
- the LOC4344639 gene encoding uncharacterized protein, translated as MEAERRSDREGDYGGWMAAGSSSGAMVRRETRRSEVGLEKSSSLPPPLPKEAVKIDKKKTKKRSDYSIEDILKILDMSEEELAVVKEEWAEMEAKEKEEAPKVKETMVEWEARVKKRIEEENKAYREMMRSQDDDESSWDAIQYRKSWNARWSGTRGSFEDTTRIPPMRFTHKPALDYSAAATPTLQVFFVKVAVAKGALQWPLDVFGIVAMRDVLDRNRNIVFHRTRDNCQTLTEEDRNLVLVGPTRAVALWMPEPVIIDVELKVKGTTESEDKGLSNLAVPLLCDDTSYSYTSKLSTLEFRLGYITSSVEATIFIRVIQGSWPDGLSAQFAAFTTGFYGKGMACRDSNMSIDDERIVLLDSRGEKVVVTSDGNIKLSRRVVSVESNTELKVSVKAWKADNNVVENENVFTALEAGVSYATLDIAFCKLEISVAWSLISQYPVSANSVL; from the exons ATGGAGGCCGAGCGGAGGAGCGACCGCGAAGGGGACTACGGTGGCTGGATGGCGGCGGGCTCGTCGTCGGGGGCGATGGTGCGGCGGGAGACGAGGAGGTCGGAGGTGGGGTTGGAGAAGTCatcgtcgttgccgccgcctttGCCCAAGGAGGCAGTCAAGATTGAcaagaagaagacgaagaagagGAGTGACTACAGTATCGAGGATATTCTGAAGATTCTTGATATGAGCGAGGAGGAGTTGGCTGTAGTGAAGGAGGAGTGGGCTGAAATGGAGGCGAAGGAAAAGGAAGAGGCACCAAAGGTGAAGGAAACCATGGTGGAGTGGGAGGCGAGGGTCAAGAAGAGGATTGAGGAGGAGAACAAAGCATATCGAGAGATGATGCGGTCGCAGGACGACGATGAATCCTCCTGGGACGCTATCCAGTATCGCAAATCCTGGAACGCTAGATGGTCCGGCACCCGTGGTTCCTTCGAGGACACCA CGAGAATACCCCCCATGCGTTTCACCCACAAGCCTGCACTGGATTACAGTGCCGCTGCCACGCCTACTCTGCAGGTCTTCTTCGTCAAGGTTGCAGTGGCAAAGGGGGCCTTACAGTGGCCACTTGATGTGTTTGGTATTGTTGCCATGCGCGATGTTCTTGACCGTAATCGCAACATTGTCTTCCACCGCACAAGGGACAACTGCCAGACCCTCACTGAAGAG GACCGGAATTTGGTACTGGTAGGCCCTACCCGTGCTGTTGCGCTGTGGATGCCGGAACCTGTGATCATCGATGTGGAACTAAAAGTGAAGGGCACTACTGAATCTGAGGATAAAGGCTTGAGCAATCTAGCTGTGCCGCTCTTATGCGATGATACGAGTTATTCGTACACTAGCAAGCTAAGCACACTGGAGTTTAGACTTGGCTATATTACGTCCTCTGTTGAGGCCACAATATTCATACGAGTCATTCAGGGGTCATGGCCTGATGGTTTGAGTGCTCAATTTGCTGCCTTTACCACTGGTTTCTATGGCAAGGGTATGGCCTGTCGAGACAGCAATATGAGTATTGATGATGAGAGAATTGTCCTGCTTGATTCTAGAGGTGAGAAAGTAGTTGTTACTAGTGATGGCAATATCAAGCTTTCACGGCGTGTTGTTTCTGTTGAGAGTAACACAGAGCTGAAAGTTTCTGTCAAGGCATGGAAAGCTGACAACAATGTCGTCGAAAATGAGAATGTTTTCACAGCATTAGAAGCTGGTGTAAGCTATGCTACACTTGACATTGCCTTTTGTAAGCTGGAAATCAGTGTTGCCTGGTCACTCATTTCGCAGTATCCTGTTTCTGCCAACTCGGTACTGTAG